The following coding sequences lie in one Pseudomonas syringae CC1557 genomic window:
- a CDS encoding IucA/IucC family protein — translation MATPLPLQRHASSTTNATGAWLADIDTARYGKVQRRVIGQLLQTLLYEAALPYRCEPLGEHQNRFTVALGDGVEYHCNGLLSTSFELIRLDHASLERVDSAGQRSTPDLHLALTELLAAFKDSPHLVRFIQEIEQTQLKDLQARNQGYQPARPAHELDVDALEQHFMDAHSYHPCYKSRIGFSLADNRHYGPEFATPFALVWLAVARSSASVGHARSMDFQAFIREELGAQRWQEFASELAARGKSIDDYQLMPVHPWQWDNVTVSTFYPELASGELIYLGTSADVYKAQQSIRTLANASQPQRPYVKLAMSMTNTSSTRILARHTVLNGPIITDWLHRLIATDSTAKALDFVILGEVAGVSYDYRHLPESRSAQTYGTLGAIWRESLHQYLKDDEQAVPFNGLSHVENRYGDGEQTPFIDAWVSQYGLKEWTRQLLQVTVPPIIHMLYAEGIGMESHGQNIVLIVKQGWPQRIALKDFHDGVRYSPDHLGRPELCPELVPLPASHAKLNRNSFIITDDVNAVRDFSCDCFFFICLAEMAIFLRQQYQLDEALFWKMTADVILGYQQAHPQHRDRFGLFDVFAPTYEVEELTKRRLLGDGERRFRSVPNPLHAYRPQ, via the coding sequence ATGGCTACCCCTTTACCGCTGCAACGTCACGCTTCATCAACAACAAACGCCACCGGTGCCTGGCTGGCGGATATCGACACGGCGCGCTACGGAAAAGTACAGCGCCGGGTGATCGGGCAACTGCTGCAAACCCTGTTGTACGAAGCTGCGCTGCCTTACCGCTGTGAGCCGCTGGGCGAGCATCAAAACCGTTTCACCGTGGCGCTCGGCGATGGCGTGGAGTACCACTGCAACGGGCTGCTCAGCACCAGTTTCGAGCTGATCCGCCTGGATCACGCCAGCCTTGAGCGCGTCGACAGTGCAGGTCAGCGCTCGACGCCTGACCTGCACCTGGCCCTCACCGAACTGCTGGCTGCGTTCAAGGACAGCCCGCATCTGGTGCGTTTCATTCAGGAAATCGAGCAGACCCAACTCAAGGACCTGCAAGCACGCAATCAGGGTTATCAGCCCGCCAGACCGGCACACGAGCTGGACGTGGATGCGCTGGAACAGCACTTCATGGACGCCCATAGCTACCACCCGTGCTACAAATCGCGGATCGGCTTTTCCCTGGCCGATAACCGCCACTACGGGCCCGAATTTGCCACGCCGTTCGCCTTGGTCTGGCTGGCAGTTGCCCGCTCCAGCGCTTCGGTCGGGCATGCGCGCAGCATGGATTTCCAGGCATTTATTCGAGAAGAGCTGGGCGCGCAACGTTGGCAGGAGTTTGCCAGCGAGCTGGCTGCACGAGGCAAGTCGATAGATGACTATCAGTTGATGCCGGTCCATCCGTGGCAGTGGGATAACGTCACGGTGTCGACCTTTTACCCTGAACTGGCCAGCGGCGAGCTGATTTATCTGGGCACTTCGGCCGATGTCTACAAAGCGCAGCAATCGATCCGCACGCTGGCCAATGCCAGCCAGCCGCAGCGACCTTACGTCAAGCTGGCGATGAGCATGACCAACACCTCAAGCACGCGGATTCTAGCGCGGCATACGGTGCTCAACGGCCCGATCATCACTGACTGGCTGCACCGGCTGATTGCCACCGACAGCACGGCCAAGGCGCTGGATTTCGTGATTCTTGGCGAGGTCGCCGGAGTCAGCTACGACTACCGCCACCTGCCGGAATCGCGCTCGGCACAGACCTACGGCACGCTGGGGGCGATCTGGCGGGAAAGCCTGCATCAATACCTCAAGGACGATGAACAGGCAGTGCCGTTCAATGGCCTGAGCCATGTGGAAAATCGCTATGGCGATGGTGAGCAGACGCCTTTCATAGACGCCTGGGTCAGCCAGTATGGCCTCAAGGAGTGGACCCGCCAGCTGTTGCAGGTCACCGTGCCGCCGATCATTCACATGCTCTACGCCGAAGGCATCGGCATGGAGTCCCATGGGCAGAACATCGTGCTGATCGTCAAACAGGGTTGGCCACAGCGTATCGCGCTCAAGGATTTCCACGACGGTGTGCGCTATTCGCCTGACCATCTGGGTCGTCCCGAGCTATGCCCGGAACTGGTTCCGCTGCCTGCCAGCCACGCGAAACTCAATCGCAACTCGTTCATCATCACCGATGACGTGAACGCAGTTCGCGATTTCTCCTGTGACTGTTTCTTCTTCATCTGCCTGGCGGAAATGGCGATTTTCCTGCGTCAGCAGTATCAGCTGGACGAGGCGCTGTTCTGGAAAATGACCGCAGATGTGATCCTCGGCTATCAGCAGGCTCACCCGCAGCACCGCGACCGCTTCGGCCTGTTCGACGTGTTCGCACCCACCTATGAAGTGGAAGAACTGACCAAACGCCGCCTGCTGGGTGACGGCGAGCGGCGCTTCCGCTCAGTACCCAATCCACTGCACGCCTACAGGCCGCAATGA
- a CDS encoding IucA/IucC family protein, which yields MTNTDRTVLSNMVSELATTRALLNCLIKEFALPENCLHYTWPQDMQGIAPGSFVDGGHWKGIPLTISLPNQQQFFVLVDRQDRLGSHRYLSDVYARSGQGTWRCLAFAEFARQLLSACEHMTRASNDELLDQVLQSQHLTAAIVAHNMTGQHPAPLSGYLASEQGLWFGHPNHPAPKARLWPAHLAQETYAPEFQAQTALHLFEVPLEGLRITANGLSEAEVMSGFADQSIARPGHALICMHPVQAQLFMQDRRVQRLLEMGDISDLGASGLLASPTASMRTWYIEGHDYFIKGSLNVRITNCVRKNAWYELESTLIIDDLFQRLQQTRPETLGGLSTVAEPGSMSWAPKGVSEADGHWFREQTGAILRENFCRRSGAECSVMAGTLFARDLRSRPLVHDFLQRFKGSELGDDDLINWFDAYQALLLRPVMALFFNHGIVMEPHLQNAVLIHDNGQPQQLLLRDFEGVKLTDELGIDAIQVGLHPRVRQSLLYSREQGWSRITYCLMINNLSEAVLALSWERPHLAPLMWQKVEQQLRHIRDELVRPAPELDALIAGHSIACKTNLKVRLAAKADREANYVRLASPWGTEARYA from the coding sequence ATGACCAATACTGATCGCACCGTTTTATCAAATATGGTGAGCGAGTTGGCGACGACACGTGCCTTACTCAATTGCCTTATCAAAGAATTCGCACTGCCTGAAAACTGCCTTCACTACACGTGGCCGCAAGACATGCAGGGTATTGCACCGGGCAGCTTTGTCGACGGCGGGCACTGGAAAGGTATTCCATTGACGATCAGCCTGCCCAATCAACAGCAGTTCTTCGTGCTGGTGGATCGTCAGGATCGTCTAGGCAGTCACCGATACCTCTCCGACGTTTATGCGCGCAGTGGTCAAGGCACCTGGCGCTGCCTGGCGTTTGCCGAATTCGCCCGGCAATTGCTGAGCGCCTGTGAACACATGACCCGTGCCAGCAACGACGAATTGCTGGACCAAGTGCTGCAAAGCCAGCACCTGACCGCTGCCATCGTGGCGCACAACATGACTGGCCAGCATCCCGCGCCACTGAGTGGTTATCTGGCCAGCGAGCAGGGCTTGTGGTTCGGCCATCCCAACCACCCGGCGCCCAAGGCGCGCCTGTGGCCTGCGCATCTGGCTCAGGAAACCTACGCGCCCGAGTTTCAGGCACAGACTGCGCTGCACCTCTTTGAAGTCCCTCTGGAGGGGTTGCGCATTACCGCCAATGGCTTGAGCGAAGCGGAAGTCATGTCAGGCTTCGCCGATCAGTCCATAGCCCGGCCCGGTCATGCGTTGATCTGCATGCACCCGGTACAGGCGCAGCTGTTCATGCAGGACCGCCGTGTGCAGCGTCTGCTCGAAATGGGGGATATCTCGGATCTGGGGGCCAGCGGCCTGCTGGCCAGCCCGACCGCCTCGATGCGCACCTGGTACATCGAAGGCCACGACTACTTCATCAAGGGCTCGCTGAATGTGCGCATTACCAACTGTGTCAGGAAGAACGCCTGGTACGAGCTGGAAAGCACGCTGATCATCGACGACTTGTTCCAGCGCTTGCAGCAGACCCGGCCGGAAACCCTGGGTGGACTGTCGACGGTTGCCGAGCCCGGTTCGATGAGTTGGGCTCCCAAAGGTGTGAGCGAAGCGGACGGACACTGGTTTCGTGAACAGACCGGGGCGATTCTGCGGGAAAACTTCTGTCGCCGTTCCGGTGCCGAGTGCAGCGTGATGGCTGGCACCCTGTTCGCACGTGACTTGCGTTCCAGGCCGCTGGTGCATGATTTCCTTCAGCGTTTCAAAGGCAGCGAGCTGGGAGACGACGACCTGATCAACTGGTTCGACGCGTATCAGGCTCTGCTGCTGCGCCCGGTCATGGCGTTGTTCTTCAACCATGGCATCGTGATGGAGCCGCACCTGCAGAACGCTGTGCTGATTCACGATAACGGCCAGCCGCAGCAACTGTTGTTGCGCGACTTCGAAGGCGTCAAGCTGACTGATGAACTGGGCATCGATGCCATTCAGGTCGGGTTGCATCCACGGGTTCGTCAGTCGCTGCTTTACAGCCGCGAACAGGGCTGGAGCCGCATTACCTACTGCCTGATGATCAATAACCTGTCCGAGGCCGTATTGGCCCTGAGCTGGGAGCGCCCGCATCTGGCACCGTTGATGTGGCAGAAAGTCGAACAGCAACTGCGGCATATTCGCGATGAGCTGGTGCGTCCGGCCCCGGAGCTGGATGCGCTGATCGCAGGCCATTCGATTGCCTGCAAGACCAACCTCAAGGTGCGTCTGGCAGCCAAGGCCGATCGTGAGGCGAATTACGTGCGCCTTGCGTCACCGTGGGGTACGGAGGCGCGTTATGCATAA
- a CDS encoding DHA2 family efflux MFS transporter permease subunit translates to MSWKVPRSWVVINVLLGTLTVSLSNSSLNPALPTFMEAFRIGPLLATWIVAGFMTSMGMTMPLTSFLSQRFGRKRLYLWGVALFVGGSLLGALASSIAMVISARVVQGVASGLMIPLSLAIIFSVYEKHERGRVTGLWSAAVMLAPALGPLCGSLLLEWFSWRSLFLMNVPIGLLALLLGIGVLPDSEPAERKPFDLIGYLLIASGIGLLMIAISRMHHAAALLDPLNQGMVLVAVACLIAFVRVELRREAPLLNLRLFNLRGYRLSVIIAVVQSVGMFECLVLLPLLVQTVLGYNPIWTGLALLCTAAFASLFGQWGGKALDRHGPRTVVAIGLLLTGVSTLALGMLNANAGIGVVFVLMMLRGAGLGLSYMPVTTAGLNALPEPMVTQGAAMNNISRRLVASLAIVIASLWLEFRLNSAGPLATPSAISEVFIVTGLLILLALPCAWRFPLNDERAEAQPGAV, encoded by the coding sequence ATGAGCTGGAAAGTCCCACGCAGTTGGGTGGTGATCAATGTGCTGCTCGGGACGCTCACCGTCAGCCTGAGCAACAGTTCGCTGAACCCGGCGCTGCCGACCTTCATGGAAGCCTTCCGGATCGGTCCGCTGCTGGCCACCTGGATCGTCGCGGGGTTCATGACCAGCATGGGCATGACCATGCCACTGACCAGCTTTCTCAGTCAGCGGTTTGGCCGCAAACGTCTGTACCTGTGGGGCGTTGCGCTATTCGTCGGCGGTTCGCTGCTGGGTGCGCTGGCCAGCTCGATTGCCATGGTGATCAGCGCACGAGTGGTGCAGGGCGTCGCCAGCGGCCTGATGATTCCCCTGTCATTGGCGATCATATTTTCCGTGTATGAAAAGCATGAACGGGGCAGGGTGACCGGGCTGTGGAGCGCAGCGGTAATGCTCGCTCCGGCGCTGGGTCCGCTGTGCGGCAGCCTGTTGCTGGAGTGGTTCAGCTGGCGCTCGCTGTTCCTGATGAATGTGCCTATCGGGCTGCTGGCATTGCTGCTGGGCATTGGCGTGCTGCCGGATTCGGAACCTGCCGAGCGCAAGCCGTTCGACCTGATCGGCTATTTGCTGATCGCCTCGGGCATCGGTCTGTTGATGATCGCCATCAGCCGCATGCATCACGCCGCAGCGCTGCTCGATCCGCTCAATCAAGGCATGGTGCTGGTTGCCGTGGCCTGCCTGATCGCGTTTGTTCGCGTGGAGCTACGGCGTGAAGCACCGCTACTCAATTTGCGTCTGTTCAACCTGCGCGGTTACCGGCTGAGCGTGATCATCGCCGTGGTGCAGTCGGTCGGCATGTTCGAATGCCTGGTATTGCTGCCGCTGCTGGTGCAGACCGTGCTGGGCTACAACCCGATCTGGACCGGCCTGGCACTGCTGTGTACCGCAGCCTTCGCCAGCCTGTTCGGGCAATGGGGCGGCAAGGCGCTGGACCGTCACGGCCCCCGCACGGTGGTCGCCATCGGGTTGTTGCTCACCGGTGTTTCCACGCTGGCGCTGGGCATGCTCAATGCCAACGCAGGGATTGGCGTGGTGTTCGTGCTGATGATGCTGCGTGGCGCGGGTCTCGGGCTTTCCTACATGCCGGTGACCACCGCCGGGCTCAATGCCTTGCCCGAGCCGATGGTCACTCAAGGCGCAGCGATGAACAACATTTCGCGCCGCCTGGTCGCTTCGCTGGCAATCGTCATCGCCTCGCTGTGGCTGGAATTCCGCCTGAACTCGGCCGGGCCGCTCGCCACGCCTTCGGCCATCAGCGAAGTGTTCATCGTCACCGGCCTGCTGATCCTGCTGGCACTGCCCTGTGCCTGGCGTTTCCCCCTTAACGACGAACGCGCCGAGGCTCAGCCTGGCGCGGTCTAA
- a CDS encoding diaminobutyrate--2-oxoglutarate transaminase: protein MLNDGLLHSTTSPKTNANYLDRQSKFESNVRSYPRKLPLAIAKAHGVWVTDVEGTTYLDCLAGAGTLALGHNHEAIMASLDSFLTSGMPMHTLDLTTAVKDAFSEALLRLLPGQGRDYCLQFCGPSGADAVEAAIKLAKTATGRHNVISFSGAYHGMTHGALALTGNTAPKNAVANLMPGVQFLPYPHEYRCPLGIGGEAGIDALSYYFTQFIEDVESGVSLPAAVILEAVQGEGGVNPAPSAWLRQIREVTRKHGILLILDEVQAGFGRTGKMFAFEHAGIEPDVIVMSKAVGGGLPLAVLGFKREFDAWAPGNHAGTFRGNQMAMATGLATLEVLQRQNLAGQAAKRGQWLKDQLKDLQQRYPAMGHVRGRGLMLGIEIVDERKAADRLGCFPTDPELAVVIQQHCFKQGLLLERGGRNGNVIRLLPPLIITEEQCQLVIHRFEEALKAALFQLRQ, encoded by the coding sequence ATGTTGAATGATGGCTTATTGCACTCTACTACGTCGCCGAAAACCAATGCCAACTACCTGGACCGACAGAGCAAGTTTGAATCCAATGTACGAAGTTATCCGCGCAAGTTGCCGTTGGCGATTGCCAAGGCACATGGCGTTTGGGTAACGGACGTTGAAGGCACCACGTACCTTGATTGCCTGGCCGGTGCCGGAACACTGGCATTGGGTCATAACCATGAAGCGATCATGGCCAGTCTCGACAGCTTTCTGACGTCAGGCATGCCGATGCATACCCTTGACCTGACCACGGCAGTCAAGGATGCATTCAGCGAAGCGCTGCTGCGTCTGTTACCGGGTCAGGGTCGTGATTACTGCCTGCAATTCTGTGGGCCGTCGGGTGCCGATGCCGTCGAGGCCGCGATCAAACTGGCGAAAACCGCAACCGGTCGGCACAACGTCATCAGCTTTTCCGGCGCGTATCACGGCATGACTCACGGCGCGTTGGCGCTGACCGGTAACACCGCGCCGAAAAATGCCGTCGCCAACCTGATGCCCGGCGTGCAGTTCCTGCCGTACCCGCACGAATACCGTTGCCCGTTGGGCATTGGCGGCGAGGCCGGAATCGATGCGCTGAGCTACTACTTCACCCAGTTCATCGAAGATGTCGAAAGTGGCGTGTCGCTGCCGGCAGCCGTGATTCTGGAAGCCGTGCAGGGCGAGGGCGGAGTCAATCCGGCTCCGTCCGCCTGGCTGCGGCAGATCCGTGAAGTCACCCGCAAGCACGGCATCCTGTTGATTCTCGATGAAGTGCAGGCCGGTTTTGGCCGCACCGGCAAGATGTTCGCCTTTGAGCATGCCGGGATCGAACCCGACGTGATTGTCATGTCCAAGGCGGTGGGTGGCGGCCTGCCGTTGGCAGTGCTGGGCTTCAAACGCGAGTTCGACGCGTGGGCACCCGGCAATCATGCGGGTACTTTCCGCGGTAACCAGATGGCGATGGCCACCGGGCTTGCCACCCTTGAAGTGCTGCAACGCCAGAACCTTGCCGGCCAGGCCGCGAAGCGCGGGCAGTGGCTGAAAGACCAACTGAAAGACTTGCAACAGCGCTATCCCGCCATGGGCCACGTGCGTGGACGCGGCCTGATGCTGGGCATCGAAATTGTCGATGAGCGCAAGGCAGCAGACCGTCTCGGCTGCTTTCCGACAGACCCGGAACTGGCAGTGGTCATTCAACAGCACTGCTTCAAACAGGGCCTGTTGCTTGAGCGCGGCGGCCGTAACGGTAATGTGATCAGGCTATTGCCGCCGCTGATTATTACCGAGGAACAATGCCAACTGGTTATTCACCGATTTGAAGAAGCGCTCAAGGCAGCATTGTTTCAATTGCGTCAATAA
- a CDS encoding TonB-dependent receptor codes for MSAVSPHRLRPLLHFSLLLTLSSSPLFISTSWADTATRRAYEVPAGTLSAALTRFAGQAGVNLSVDPALVNGRNSAGLSGDFAVEEGFARLLQGSGLQLVSVGDQAYTLIPAVQSTSMQLAPTSIVGDGGSTDGQEYAGGQVARKGSQGMLGARDFMETPFSMTTYTKDAVKNQQARTLGDLIASDPSVRSTNPAGGRYEQFTIRGFSLFNSDVSYNGLYGILPTYTIDMEMAERVDILKGPSQMINGISPRGSVGGGINVVPKRATDKPITEFTTSYASKGQVGAAVDVARRFGEDDKFGIRFNGVKQSGDTEWDHQSVDRDMAVLGLDFRGERLRLSTDIGHTERDTDAPQERVQVGANAKVPNANDVRDNYAQAWSKARTRDTFGAVNAEYDVNDSVMLYGGVGARKSNHDFLRHAVSVTNDAGDFSVQPRDFTRDENVRTANVGVRNWFHTGPVSHEVNLAASYFYMDFENGGARYASSPSNLYDPIETPTPSNPTRSDSKVYTENRFSGVALTDTMGFFDDRLLLTLGARWQRVKVDDWTDNVKGDTAYDEEKVSPSGGILYKVTDDFSVYANYMEGLSQGKIAPSTSVNEDEIFPPFVSRQVEVGAKYDLGSYAFTASVFRIKQPAYETNTTSRVFGPNGKRQNDGAELTMFGEPLKGFRLLGGVMYIDSKLTNTVNGQFDGNRAPATPEYNVNLGAEWDVPQVKGLTLTGRGIYTSSQYLDQANSKSIDSSERFDVGARYAFKVDQKDITLRANIENVMDKRYWASAGASDDSEPGLTLATPRTYLLSATIGF; via the coding sequence ATGTCTGCAGTTTCTCCCCATCGTTTACGTCCGCTTTTGCATTTCAGTCTGTTGCTGACCCTGAGCTCCAGTCCGCTGTTCATCTCGACCAGTTGGGCCGACACCGCGACCAGACGCGCCTATGAAGTACCGGCTGGCACCCTGAGTGCAGCGTTGACCCGGTTTGCCGGGCAGGCCGGCGTCAACCTGTCGGTAGACCCTGCGCTGGTGAATGGACGCAACAGCGCCGGGCTGTCGGGCGACTTTGCAGTCGAAGAAGGCTTTGCGCGACTGTTGCAGGGCTCCGGTCTGCAACTGGTATCCGTTGGCGATCAGGCGTACACGCTGATTCCTGCTGTTCAAAGCACGAGCATGCAGCTGGCGCCGACGTCGATTGTCGGCGACGGCGGCTCCACCGACGGTCAGGAATATGCAGGCGGTCAGGTTGCGCGCAAAGGCTCGCAAGGCATGCTCGGCGCGCGGGATTTCATGGAAACGCCGTTCAGCATGACCACCTACACCAAGGATGCGGTGAAAAACCAGCAGGCCCGCACGTTGGGCGACTTGATTGCCAGTGATCCGTCGGTGCGCTCCACCAACCCGGCGGGCGGGCGTTATGAACAGTTCACCATTCGTGGTTTCAGCCTGTTCAACAGTGACGTTTCCTACAACGGTCTTTACGGCATTCTGCCTACCTACACCATCGATATGGAAATGGCCGAGCGGGTCGACATCCTCAAGGGGCCGAGCCAGATGATCAACGGCATCTCGCCGCGCGGCAGTGTCGGCGGCGGGATCAACGTGGTGCCGAAACGGGCGACCGACAAGCCCATCACCGAATTCACCACCAGCTATGCCTCCAAGGGGCAGGTCGGTGCCGCAGTCGATGTGGCTCGCCGGTTTGGTGAAGACGACAAATTCGGTATTCGTTTCAACGGCGTGAAGCAGTCTGGCGATACCGAGTGGGACCATCAGAGCGTTGATCGCGATATGGCCGTGCTTGGCCTGGATTTTCGCGGCGAGCGTTTGCGCCTGTCGACCGATATAGGTCACACCGAACGTGACACCGACGCACCGCAGGAGCGCGTGCAGGTCGGCGCCAATGCCAAAGTACCCAATGCCAACGATGTGCGCGACAACTATGCGCAGGCCTGGAGCAAGGCGCGCACCCGGGACACCTTCGGTGCGGTGAATGCCGAGTACGACGTCAATGACTCGGTCATGCTCTATGGCGGTGTCGGTGCGCGGAAAAGCAACCATGATTTCCTGCGCCATGCGGTGTCGGTGACCAACGATGCGGGCGATTTCAGCGTACAGCCACGCGACTTCACCCGTGACGAAAATGTCCGGACTGCCAACGTCGGGGTGCGCAACTGGTTTCATACCGGGCCGGTCAGTCACGAGGTCAATCTCGCTGCCAGCTACTTCTATATGGACTTCGAGAATGGCGGCGCACGCTATGCCTCCTCGCCGAGCAACCTGTACGACCCGATCGAGACGCCGACCCCCTCGAATCCGACTCGATCTGACTCCAAGGTCTATACCGAAAACCGTTTCAGCGGTGTGGCCTTGACCGATACCATGGGCTTCTTCGATGACCGCCTGCTGCTGACGCTTGGTGCCCGCTGGCAGCGGGTCAAGGTTGATGACTGGACTGACAACGTCAAGGGAGACACGGCTTACGACGAGGAGAAAGTCTCGCCTTCAGGTGGCATTCTGTACAAGGTTACCGACGACTTCTCGGTGTACGCCAACTACATGGAAGGTCTGAGCCAAGGCAAGATCGCGCCGTCGACCTCTGTGAACGAAGACGAGATATTCCCGCCGTTTGTCAGTCGTCAGGTTGAAGTCGGTGCCAAGTATGATCTCGGATCGTATGCGTTTACCGCCAGTGTGTTCCGTATCAAGCAACCGGCTTACGAGACCAATACCACGTCGCGGGTCTTCGGCCCGAATGGCAAACGTCAGAATGACGGTGCCGAGCTGACCATGTTCGGCGAACCCCTCAAAGGCTTCCGCCTGCTGGGCGGGGTGATGTACATCGACAGCAAGCTGACCAATACCGTCAACGGTCAGTTCGATGGCAACCGTGCACCTGCCACGCCCGAATACAACGTCAACCTGGGTGCCGAATGGGACGTGCCGCAGGTCAAGGGCCTGACCCTGACCGGGCGGGGCATCTACACCAGTTCGCAGTATCTGGATCAGGCCAACAGCAAAAGTATCGACTCTTCCGAGCGTTTCGATGTGGGTGCACGTTACGCCTTCAAGGTCGACCAGAAGGACATCACACTGCGAGCTAATATCGAAAACGTCATGGACAAGCGTTACTGGGCCTCCGCCGGAGCCTCGGATGACAGCGAGCCCGGCTTGACGCTGGCGACCCCGAGGACCTACCTGCTGTCAGCAACCATCGGTTTCTGA
- a CDS encoding HpcH/HpaI aldolase family protein yields the protein MLRTNTLKDKLGSGQTVYGLISSIPAPAAIELIAEAGFDFVIIDMEHVLINPETVENMIRVAESYGLTPLVRVADLNPKTLLRLLDGGAQGIVLPMIESPGQLADAIAACKYHPLGRRSLNAGRPGSFGKHSLAQYVEAANQQIMVVAMIESAEGVRRAAEIASVPGLDMILEGAADLSQSMGMPWQIDQPEVQQALLDTWQAAQAAGIPYCSIPRQPGDAARWQARGVNAFVLGDERGIAFRALQARLTQISAEGK from the coding sequence ATGCTGAGGACCAATACGCTCAAAGATAAACTCGGCAGCGGCCAGACGGTGTACGGGCTGATCAGTTCGATTCCTGCCCCGGCGGCCATCGAGCTGATTGCCGAGGCCGGGTTCGACTTCGTGATCATCGACATGGAGCACGTGCTGATCAACCCTGAAACCGTGGAGAACATGATCCGCGTGGCAGAAAGCTATGGCCTGACGCCTTTGGTGCGGGTCGCCGATCTCAACCCGAAAACCCTGTTGCGCCTGCTCGACGGCGGCGCGCAGGGCATCGTGTTGCCCATGATCGAAAGCCCCGGGCAACTGGCCGACGCGATTGCCGCCTGCAAGTACCACCCGCTGGGCCGACGCAGCCTCAATGCCGGTCGGCCGGGCTCGTTCGGCAAACACAGCCTGGCGCAGTACGTGGAAGCGGCCAATCAGCAAATCATGGTCGTGGCGATGATCGAAAGCGCCGAAGGCGTGCGCCGTGCCGCCGAGATCGCCAGCGTTCCTGGGCTGGACATGATCCTTGAAGGTGCGGCAGATCTGTCGCAGTCCATGGGCATGCCTTGGCAGATCGACCAGCCCGAGGTGCAGCAGGCGCTGCTTGACACCTGGCAGGCGGCGCAGGCGGCAGGCATTCCTTATTGCAGCATTCCCCGTCAGCCCGGCGATGCAGCCCGCTGGCAGGCCCGCGGTGTCAACGCCTTCGTTCTTGGTGATGAGCGCGGTATCGCGTTTCGTGCGTTGCAGGCCCGTTTGACTCAAATTTCAGCAGAAGGAAAATAA
- a CDS encoding type III PLP-dependent enzyme produces MHNIPDTVLAAIQEARALESDPLAAFIYDLDALREHVSKVMAALPAGVELYYAIKANSEALMLETLAPLVSGFEISSGGEIERVMACPTRKPYVFSGPGKLDSDLRSALLNKVEAIHLESLNEIERLQQLAEQAGRVQPVFIRINPQLPAQQSSKLAMAGTATPFGIDEADLANAVRRVDDASHLTLKGFHVHAMSHQMSVERHEQLLDFYLQRWQTWKALARYPEQLTHFNVGGGIGVDYLNSQQFDWQRLCLYLEQRLGEQKDAPILRFEPGRFISAYCGYYVIEVLDSKTSHGEHFLVCRGGTHQFRLPVAQGHDHPVIHVPNVPLKPASQEQAYTVVGQLCTPKDVLSRRQPFKNVNIGDLLVLPLAGAYGYNISHADFLCHPRPPQHFVRNGERVRT; encoded by the coding sequence ATGCATAACATTCCAGACACGGTACTGGCCGCCATCCAGGAGGCCCGCGCGCTCGAAAGCGACCCGCTGGCCGCGTTCATCTACGATCTGGATGCGCTGCGCGAACATGTCAGCAAGGTCATGGCGGCGCTGCCCGCTGGCGTCGAGCTGTACTACGCAATCAAGGCCAACAGCGAAGCACTCATGCTGGAAACCCTGGCGCCACTGGTCAGCGGCTTCGAAATCTCGTCCGGCGGCGAGATCGAGCGGGTAATGGCTTGTCCGACCCGCAAACCCTATGTGTTTTCCGGCCCTGGCAAACTCGATTCCGACCTGCGCTCGGCGCTGCTGAACAAGGTCGAAGCCATTCACCTGGAAAGCCTCAACGAAATCGAGCGCCTGCAACAATTGGCCGAACAGGCCGGGCGCGTGCAGCCGGTGTTCATCCGCATCAACCCGCAGCTGCCTGCACAGCAATCAAGCAAACTGGCGATGGCCGGGACAGCAACGCCATTCGGCATCGACGAAGCGGATCTGGCCAATGCCGTGCGCCGCGTGGACGATGCCTCGCACCTGACGCTCAAGGGCTTTCATGTGCACGCCATGTCGCATCAGATGTCGGTCGAGCGTCATGAGCAATTGCTGGACTTCTATCTACAGCGCTGGCAAACGTGGAAAGCACTGGCGCGCTATCCCGAGCAACTGACCCATTTCAACGTTGGCGGCGGTATCGGCGTTGATTACCTGAACAGCCAGCAGTTCGACTGGCAGCGCCTGTGCCTCTATCTGGAACAACGCCTGGGCGAACAGAAGGACGCACCGATCCTGCGTTTCGAGCCGGGACGTTTCATCAGCGCCTATTGCGGGTATTACGTTATTGAGGTACTGGACAGCAAAACCAGCCACGGCGAGCACTTTCTGGTCTGTCGGGGCGGTACTCATCAATTCCGTCTGCCGGTAGCACAGGGACACGATCATCCGGTGATCCACGTGCCGAATGTGCCGCTAAAGCCTGCGTCGCAGGAACAGGCGTACACCGTGGTCGGCCAGCTTTGTACGCCCAAGGATGTACTGAGTCGCCGCCAGCCCTTCAAAAACGTGAATATTGGCGATCTGCTGGTGCTGCCGTTGGCCGGGGCGTATGGCTACAACATCTCGCACGCTGACTTCCTCTGCCATCCAAGGCCGCCGCAGCATTTCGTGCGCAACGGCGAACGGGTCAGGACATGA